The Magnetospirillum sp. WYHS-4 genome includes the window CTATCCATGGCGGTGGTGGCCGGGGTTGGCTTCCTTGTGGGACTGGTAGGATGGTTCGGGTCGGGTTTGTTGCTGCGCGATATCCGGCGCTTGGCCGGCACCGCGGAACGCTTGGCCGAAGGCGACCTGGCCGCCCGCGTCGCCTTCGATGGCGGAAGCCGCGAGATCGGCGAGCTTTCCCACACCTTCAACGGTATGGCCAACGCCCTGGAGACCCGCACCCGCCAGACCGAAACCGCGCTCGCCCGGCTCAAGCGGGCCAACGCCGACCTGGATCGCTTCACCCAGGTGGCTGCCCACGACCTGCGCGAACCCATCCGCCAGATGGTCACCTATGCCCAACGGCTGGAAAGGAAGCTGGGCGACCGACTGGACGGCGACAGCCGCGAGGAGATGGGTTTCATCGCCGAGAGTGCCCGGCGTCTGCACGCGGTCTTCCACGACCTGCTCGACTATGCCCAGACCCGCCCGCCCGAAGTGGCGGTGCCGGTGGACGCCCAGCAGATACTGATGACTGTCGTCCCCGATTTTCTGCCCGCCGTTGCCGAGCGGGGCGGCACCCTCGATTCAGAGCCTCTTCCGTCGGTAATGGCAGATCCCCACGGCCTGGAGGTGGTGTTCCGCGAAGTTCTCGACAATGCGGTGAAGTTCCATTCTCCCCAACGGCCGCCCCAGATCCGCATCACGACGGAAACCCTCGCCGGCTACGCCATGACCACGGTTGCCGATAATGGCATCGGATTCGACGCCGAATACGAGGAGCGCATCTTCAACCCCTTCGTCCGCCTGCACCCGATGGGACTCTATCCGGGCACCGGCATCGGCCTGGCCAAATGCCGCCGCATCGTCGAAGGCTGGGGGGGCGCCATCGCGGCTTCCGCGATGGCCGACGGAGGCTGCGAGATCACCCTCGCGCTGCCGACGATACCAACCGAAAACACCTAAATCCCCGCAGAAAGCAGGGCCTCCGAAGGCGCAGGCGCAATCCCGTCAGACCGAAATATCGATCCGTCCGCTGGCGACAGCCTGGGCGTTCTGTTGCGTGGCCTGTGCCACGACCTGCACAATCGCCTTGTCCGCCTCGTTCTGCTGCTTCAGCATGGCGACGTTGAGTTCCTGCCCCACCATCGCGCTCTTCATCATGGCGGCTTCTGCCACTCGTCCGATTTCCATGGCTCTACCTCCTGTAGCAACCAAGGCCGATGATAGCACGCCCAACCCGCGCGCACCAGTGTCGCCAACAGACGCCGGCCGACAGGTGATGGTCCCCATTTCGGCATTCAAGGCGCGCTCGGCAAAGGCCCTCTTCAAAGCATCGAGAAGCCCGTTCGGATCAAGGGCCGCTTTCGCATCGGCACCGCCTAGAAGGACGTCCAGGAGTTCATCGGGGATCGTCGGCTATTTTCTGGGATATCTTCTTCTCCCAGGCCCAGCCGCCGTTCCTGTTGCTATCCAAATAGTCGTTCCATGAATGACCAATGACACATACTACCGGCTCCCCTTTGATGAATGTTCCAGCGCGATCCGATTCTTTCCCGGTGCGGGAGGGAACGTTGTGTGTGGAATAGAGGTATATTTCCATATTACATCAAATGCATAAATTTCATAAATCGAACATGTGAGATTATATGGTCCTATATGCCAGAACTCGGAACGGCAGCAGAATGCCTGGGAGCGCGGGCGTGATGGGGGCGTTCGGTTCCCCGGGGACGAGGTGTTTGACCCAGCGCCCGCCGGGCAGTATATAAGGCCTCGTCGGGCGCCTTTGCGGCGCCCCCACTTCTTTCTGGTGTTCATCGGGAACGGGAAACAGGAGACCATGGCGCATCCCCTCATGCCCAAGGCCACGGCCGTCTGGTTGGTGGAAAATACCGCGCTAACCTTCGAGCAGATCGCCGACTTCTGCGGACTCCACGCCTTGGAAGTCCGGGCCATCGCCGATGGCGAGGTCGCGGCCATGCAGGGCCTGGACCCGGTAAACGCCGGCGAACTGACCCGCGACGAGATCGAGCGCTGCCAAGCCGATCCCAACGCCAAGCTGCAGCCGGCCCCCCTGGCCTCGGCGGAACTGCAGGGCAAGACCAAGGGAGCGCGCTATACCCCGGTCTCCAAGCGGCAGGATCGCCCGGATGCTATCGCCTGGATTCTCAAGAACTACCCCGAGATCAGCGATGCCCAGGTATCCAAGATGATCGGCACTACGAAGTCGACCATCCAGTCGGTGCGCGACCGGTCCCACTGGAACGCCACCAACATCAAGCCGCGCAACCCGGTGAGCCTGGGGCTCTGTACGGAAGCCGAACTGGAAAAGGCCATCGCCGTCGCCCGCGCCCGCGCCGGCACCGTCCATGGCGGCGGCGAAGCCGCGACGACCGCCACCCCGGAAGGCGAGGGATAGGGGCTTCCCGGCCTTCTCTTTTTCAGAGTTACTTGGTCTTCGCCACGTAGACGCCGTCCCATTCGGCGCCCGGTGGGTTCTGCTCGAACTCGGCGACGCGCTCGTCCATCATCTCGTAATAGCCGGCCATGTTGTAGCCGTCCATCAGGCGTCGGCAGTCGGCCAAGCGCGCCTTGGCTGCCGTCCAGTCCTGGGCGCGGTAGGCCGCCAGCAAGCCGTCATGGGCGGCCCGCAGGTCGCGATAGGCGGGCGACTGGGCGACCTGTTCGTCGCCCAGCAGGGTAAAGACCCGCACAGCCTCAGTCTTTCCCTTCACCTTGATCAGGTCCAGTTCGAGCGTGGCGAGGCCGGGTACCTGGGCCTGGGTGTTTTGGCCGAGCACGATATCCACGTGATAGGTCTTGCACTGGCCTTCCAGGCGCGAGGCCAAGTTCACCTCGTCGCCCAGGATGGAATAGTCGAAACGCTGATCGGACCCCATGTTACCGACCACCACATCGCCCGAGTTCACGCCGATACCAACCTTGAGCGGAATCATCTTACGGTTTTCCGCCGCCGCCTCGGCCGCCAGCTTGTCGTTTAGCGGTCCCATGGTGGCGTTCATCTCCAGGGCCGAGAGACAGGCGTGGCGGGCGTGGTCGGCATCGTCCAGGGGCGCGTTCCAGAAGGCCATGATGCAATCGCCCATGTATTTGTCGACCGTGCCCTTGCGTTCCAGGATCACGCCGGTCAGCGGCGTCAATAGCTTGTTGATCAGTTTGGTCAGGCCTTCGGCGTCGAACATCTCGGAAATGGTGGTGAAGCCGCGGACGTCGCAGAACAGCATGCTCATGTTCTTCTTCTCGCCGCCCAGCTTGAGCCGAGTCGGGTCCTCGGCCAACTGCTCGACCATGGCCGGCGAGAGGTAGAAACCGAAGGCCGAACGCACTTGGCGCCGCTGGCTTTCCTCGCGCGCGTAGCCGACATAGGTGAGCATCATGTAGAGCAGCATCACCGCGCCGGAGCCGAAGATCGGATCGAGCAGCATCAATTGGGTATCGAACATGTACCAAGCCCCGTAGACCGCCCCGCCGACGATGGCGAGGAATATGGCCAAGGTCCACTTGGCCCCAACCCAGGGGACCAGGATTATCATCAGAAAGCCGCCCCCCAGCAGCAGAAGAAGCTCCAGGCCGGCCGCGTAGTGCGGACGAGTCAGGATGGCGTTGTTGGCAACCGCCTCGATCAACTGGGCATGGACCTCGACTCCGGGCAGCAGCGGCTCGTTCGGCGTCGCCCGGATATCCAGCAGACCCACCGCCGAAGTACCGACGATAATCATCTTGCCCTTGATCAGTTCCGGGTCCGCCGTGCCGGTCAACACGTCCACCGCCGACACGTACTTGGCTTTATCCTGCTTGGAGAAGTAGGGCCAGATGCGACCCTTGTTATCGGTCGGCAGGGTGAAATCGCGGGTCACCCGGACCGCCCGGACGCCAGCCGGATCGGTTTCCACCAAGACGGTGGACCTCCCCATGGCGACGCGCAGCATCTCCACGGACAGGGCGCCGTAGAGGTCCTTGTTGTAGACGAAGAACGCCGGAACCCGCCGCACGATGCCGTCGGTTTCCGGCGTGATGGTGAACATGCCGTGCCCCTGGGCCGCCTGTTCGATCACCGGCACGTTGCGCACGATGTCGGGAAGGTGTTCGAGAAAGGATTCGAGGGGGGGCGTCCCTTCCTGGCTCTTGATCCCCACCGAACGCCGTATCGGAGGGCCGGCCTTGATCTGGCGGTCCTCCCAGAATCCGGACTGGCCGACCACCACGCGGTATTTCTTGATGGTCTCCGCCAGCACCGAGTCGTTTGACGGCAGAGCCTTCAGCTTTGCCTGGGTTTCGGGATCAAGCCCCTTCATGGTGCCGGCGACATTTTGGGGATTCAGCCGATCTTCCTCGGCGAACACGACGTCGAAGGCAACCAGGGCCGCCCCCATCTGGAACAGATTCTCCACCAGTTGCGCCACCGTGGTTCGCGCCCAGGGCCACTGTCCAACCACGGCCAGGGATTTTTCGTCCAGATCGACGATGGTCACTGGCTTCTTGTCCGGCGGGGGAATTTGCCGCGGCTTGAGCTGCTGGAAGTAGTCGAAGGTCTTCAGGCGAAGGAACTCGACCGGATAAGGATTGGTGATATAGGCGGCCACCATGGCGAAGAGCATCGCCACTCCCATCATCCGTTCGATACTGAACACGGATTTGAGAATCTTCCGCATGGCCGTCTCCCCTGGT containing:
- a CDS encoding DUF1013 domain-containing protein gives rise to the protein MAHPLMPKATAVWLVENTALTFEQIADFCGLHALEVRAIADGEVAAMQGLDPVNAGELTRDEIERCQADPNAKLQPAPLASAELQGKTKGARYTPVSKRQDRPDAIAWILKNYPEISDAQVSKMIGTTKSTIQSVRDRSHWNATNIKPRNPVSLGLCTEAELEKAIAVARARAGTVHGGGEAATTATPEGEG
- a CDS encoding adenylate/guanylate cyclase domain-containing protein, which produces MRKILKSVFSIERMMGVAMLFAMVAAYITNPYPVEFLRLKTFDYFQQLKPRQIPPPDKKPVTIVDLDEKSLAVVGQWPWARTTVAQLVENLFQMGAALVAFDVVFAEEDRLNPQNVAGTMKGLDPETQAKLKALPSNDSVLAETIKKYRVVVGQSGFWEDRQIKAGPPIRRSVGIKSQEGTPPLESFLEHLPDIVRNVPVIEQAAQGHGMFTITPETDGIVRRVPAFFVYNKDLYGALSVEMLRVAMGRSTVLVETDPAGVRAVRVTRDFTLPTDNKGRIWPYFSKQDKAKYVSAVDVLTGTADPELIKGKMIIVGTSAVGLLDIRATPNEPLLPGVEVHAQLIEAVANNAILTRPHYAAGLELLLLLGGGFLMIILVPWVGAKWTLAIFLAIVGGAVYGAWYMFDTQLMLLDPIFGSGAVMLLYMMLTYVGYAREESQRRQVRSAFGFYLSPAMVEQLAEDPTRLKLGGEKKNMSMLFCDVRGFTTISEMFDAEGLTKLINKLLTPLTGVILERKGTVDKYMGDCIMAFWNAPLDDADHARHACLSALEMNATMGPLNDKLAAEAAAENRKMIPLKVGIGVNSGDVVVGNMGSDQRFDYSILGDEVNLASRLEGQCKTYHVDIVLGQNTQAQVPGLATLELDLIKVKGKTEAVRVFTLLGDEQVAQSPAYRDLRAAHDGLLAAYRAQDWTAAKARLADCRRLMDGYNMAGYYEMMDERVAEFEQNPPGAEWDGVYVAKTK
- a CDS encoding ATP-binding protein — translated: MSLGLRTRVMILIAAAMVPAAAVGLLNASREARHSLHMASEQVVALARQLASDNGQMVGGTRDLLEAVATFPSIESGNLEHCRRVLTRMQGKLRQYAAFAVANPAGLVICSSQPLSDPVSVADHPWFPRALAGDGLTVGDVRPEGIAGTPAIHFARAIRDPGGKPVAVAFAAYDIAHLRSTLTHAELPAAGHLSLVDSTGRIAFRSPDPENSVGKLLPDGGILRPMREEGEGVTEGMGVDGKRQIFGFSPLGGTSDTGLFAVISVERDELIASALATFWLSMAVVAGVGFLVGLVGWFGSGLLLRDIRRLAGTAERLAEGDLAARVAFDGGSREIGELSHTFNGMANALETRTRQTETALARLKRANADLDRFTQVAAHDLREPIRQMVTYAQRLERKLGDRLDGDSREEMGFIAESARRLHAVFHDLLDYAQTRPPEVAVPVDAQQILMTVVPDFLPAVAERGGTLDSEPLPSVMADPHGLEVVFREVLDNAVKFHSPQRPPQIRITTETLAGYAMTTVADNGIGFDAEYEERIFNPFVRLHPMGLYPGTGIGLAKCRRIVEGWGGAIAASAMADGGCEITLALPTIPTENT